The Solanum pennellii chromosome 7, SPENNV200 DNA segment TGCTGTAATTGTACCAGGCAAGTTCTGGACTTGAAGGCGAGCGAGGAAtccattttgggaagtcttgatcaTATCCAAACTGCATTGCTACCCGATTTGGTCGATAAGGCTCTTGACAATCTAAACCAACAAGCTCAGACACCCTCAAGCATCGAACAAAAGACTCCATTTCTGGATCCAAATTTTGCCCTCCAACTATTGTCCACTCTTCATTTTCCTTGTAAAACTTGGGAAGAATTGACCAACCTTCCACAGCCAAGGCGTATGGCCTCCACAGAAAAATCTCCCCAGATGCATCAATAGTAGTCCTCAAATTAATTTCACCCGTTTGTTTCACATTGTGCCATCGGCCTATTCTCACCCCACTAACTATATTGTAATTCCGAGGGCACTCTGGCTGCAAAGACACCATCCTCTCCCAAGCCCAGACTTGAACAAAGAACAATGGCGACCAAAGATTAAGTTTATGAATCTCACTTATGTCTCTATTTCTTCCGCCTGTCTCTATCATAGCCTTTCTCAACGAGCCCAAGTCCCTATATATACTAGCAAGAACAGCAGGAGCAAGCGCTAGCCGCATACCTCTAGCCAGATTAACAGCTAACGAGAAAATAGGAGCACCTATTTTACATGGAAACACAAATCTTGATAaccaaagagaaagaaaagctTCGTGTTCGTAGTCCTTATCACTATTCATGAAGTAATTCAACCACCTACTCTGATTGTTTGTCTTTGATCCGATAAGTCCTCTTCTTGCATTCTCAAGATACTCCTCAATCTCTACCAACTCAGGGGATTGAAGGGGGGACTTAACACAGTCACCCAAAACAGAAAACCCTCCCAAAACCATCATGTCTTCGAGACTAACAGTAGCTTCACCCCACGGAAGCATAAAACTGTTAGTCTCACAAGACCACCTCTCTaccaacccaaatattaaattttcGTCTGTATGAACTCTGTAAGTTGAACCTTTTAGCGCTCCATGAATTCCTGCAGCTATCCATACAGGGCGATGGATAGACTCCATCGTTTCAACCCAttctttccatttcttttgttgATCCCTCCATCCATTGCAACCATGAAATGTGACTTTCAATGGCCACTCAGATTGATCAAATGGAAAGTGGATTGAATGAGGTTTCAAATTTGGTCCTTCAATTGAACTAGCAATCGGATCTAAAAAATGGGCAACTCTTCGTTGTGGAATTCCACCAATTGGTGAAACCAACAACTCTACCCTTTCAATGATAGTTGGATCTTCCATTTGatattttgttttcaattataTGTTTTTCCTAGAAATGCTTCTGAGGTTATATATAGACAGATTGAAATAGTGATATTTAATGTAAGTTAATAATGTGTTGAATAAATTTTACTACATACTATAAATACTTATTAATAGAATCAATTACACTTTGACTAATGTTGTTGAATTTGACTTTAATTGCAATGATTAAATGAATATtgccttttttgtttttaagtaagaaaaaatcaatgaggtttatttattgaatatttttcctgaaaagttaattttaagatgattcactcaaattatgaattCGGATCGTTATTAAtcatttgatataatatttattaataggATCAATTGAACTTTGACTAATGTTGTTGAATTTGACCTTTAAGAGCAACTATTAAATGAATATtgccttttttgtttttaaataagaagaaattaatgagtttattaattgaatattgttGTTGGAAAGTTAATTTTAAGATAATTCacttaaattatgaattcaaattgtcattaatcatttgatataataattattaatagaaTCAATTGAACTTTGACTAAAGTTGCTGAATTTGACTTTAAAGTGCAATAATTAAATGGATATtaccttttttgtttttaagtaagaagaaattaatgatgtttattaattgaatatatacctggaaatttaattttaagataattcaccgaaattatgaatttaaatcGTCATTAAtcatttgatttaatatttattaatataattaattgaaCTTTGATAAAGTTACTGAATATGACTTTTAAGTgcaataattaaatgaatattgccttttttgtttttaagtaaaaagaaattaatgaggtttattaattgaatatttttctgaaaagttaattttaagataaatcacttaaattatgaatttaaatcgtcattaatcatttgatataatatttagggaTTAACAcaacacatagtatatatacttttttccGTGAACGGGTATTAGTTGACTCTTTTTTAGTACATGTGGCTCTGCTATTGATCATAACGATGTATATTACTTAAATTTTACGTGAATGAGTTTTCAGTCCTAAGCCTTGATAGAAAAAAACAATTGCACTAGGCTAATAgtcaatgaaaaaaattaggTGAATTCGATAGTGGGAATAACAAAGCTATATATATCATGTTGAAAGGTTAATATTGTACCACAAGGTACATATTGATATTACTTGAACTTCACAGGCATGAGCTCAATCCTGGTCCCCGTTAGAGGAAAATGATTGCATTAGGTTGACTACTAACATAAAATCAATGAACTTGGTAAAggaaataacaaaaacataatcCGACAAAATATACGAGTAAATGTATAAAGGGAATAATTACGTACTGATGTATATTAATCAGTATACCAAAATGATCTTTAGTTGCAATTAATTAATTGCAATAGCTTAATTGTAACTAAATATAGCGacaattaacactctttgtCAATGTCTGTAAAGCATTTAATGACATTGGATCTAATGAAAATGAACTAATACCGGTAAGACTTTAGCTCTCTTTATAAATGTGCAATTTTTTTGTCGCTAAAAGCTGATTTTACTGTCGTGATAAAACGTTTCACATATGTACATAATATACTTTTTCAATGGAGTGGTGTCGATCACAGAGTTGGAGTTAGAATTTTTTATATCGGGGTTCAAAATCGTAAGAAATAAACACACATGAAGTAGCCGAAgggggttcgacatctactCTATGTacctcaaaaattattttaaccatataaaaataataatttttggccGAAAGAGGTTCAGATGAAACTCCTAATATATGATGGCTCCTCCATGGGTCGATgattgacaccttttgaataCATGTTGTCCAGTCATTGATGatgattaatattatttaaacttcATGTGCATGAGCTTTTAGTGCTAAGCCATGATAGAGGGAGATGATTATAGCAGGCTCGCTGTTAATGTAAAACTGGTGAATTTGTGAtagaaataacaaaacaaaatactGAAAATCCTTCTAATTACAACATATATATTCACTCAATAGTATTTTCTCAATTCATAACGTGATTTTAGGACTTACTTAAAATATTCTACGAAAATCTTTTTTTTGGGGGTAATTTTTATAGAAATAACATGAATGTGGATCTTCTTAAtcatttgatataatatttagggaTTCAACACAACACATGGTATCTATATTTTTCAATGAATTGGTGATAGTTGATGCTTTTTAATATATCGGATATAGCTGCTAATAATGATGTGtattacttaaatttttatgtgCTTGATCTTTTAGTCCTAAGGCTCGATAAAGGAAACAATTGCAGTAGGCTAGCAATCAATAAAAGACTATTGAAGTCCGTAACgggaataaaaaaatatgacatgttATAAGGTTGGGAAAATGTAAAATTACCCCCCATAACCAATAACCAtaatctcagagacacatttatattataataaagtcTGTTAcccctctgaacttattttatatataactttctatcccttttcgacctacgtggtgGGCCCAACGCGtgatgacttttttttcaaagatagtgtcacgtatgccgaaaagggtagaaaattatttataaaataagttcagggggtaataggacttcatatagtataagtgtgtgtttggaatttcgggcataggttggaggatacttatgcattttccctatatGGTTTATATGTACCCTAAGGTGTGTATTTATAGTACTTGAACATTACGTGTACATAAACATTAAGCCCTAATCCCCACTAGATGAAAACGGTGAATTTGGTGAAGGAGATAACAaaacataataagaaaatataggaGTAAGTATATAAAGGGattcaatatataatatatatatcaataaaaaaaatcatctatcTACATTATACGATTGTAGTAGAACGTAAAACTGGTGAATTTGATGATGGaaataacaaaccaaaaaatatgtaaaatctTCTCACTACGACATAAATTCACTCAATAGTATTTCATTAATTCACAATGTGACTTCAGACattatttaaaaacattttacaaaaccaattattattatttttggaggGGTGAGATCgtttatatttagaaaaaaattaaatctagaTCATCATGaatcatttaataatatttttaaatatacatgCATATACATTTATCGAAGAAATTCTTCGGAGGTTATATACAGACAATGTGAAAGACAATTTGGATTTTAGCAAGCCATATTTGAACTATGGATTCAAATATCTATAATAGTgacattaaatatttgtatcttagatttgaataattttatatagattatgtatatttattaatactCTCAATGAATTTTGACTAAAACTGTTGAATATAGTTCGTCGACTTTCGGTGATTTGAAATTCCGATGTtatttttgtccaaattttttgtggacgtctttAAGACGTTAGGCATGGAGCCAAGGGGACCTGATGGCCAAAATGGttcattttcaaagtcaaatgaGCACCGAAGCAGGTAAAAACCCTATCTTGCCGATTTCCCTGTGCtagttcaccatcttttttggtaatCTTGATTTTCGCCGTCATTTTTGCCccaattttttgtggacgtccattatGACGTTATCTATGGAGAAAATTGGTCCTAATGGCTAAAAtcatccattttcaaggtcaaacgactCTCGCAGTTGGTAAACCCccaattttgtcaattttcgtgtactataaTCCATGTATTTTGGTGATCCGCAATTTAGATGTCACTTATTCCCAAAATTTTCGTGGACATCCATTAAGACGTTATCTATGGAGCCAGTTGGCCCTGACTGTCAATACGATCCgctttcaaggtcaaacgagccccagagCATGTAACCCCCCCtccattttatcgatttttatgtgctatagtccatggatttttggtgatctggaAATCCGGCGTCatttttgtccaaatttttcggggacgtctgttaagacgtCAACTATGGAGTCATTTGGCCCTGATGGCCAAAACGGcccgttttcaaggtcaaacgagctccagagcaggtaaacccaattttatcgattttcgtgtgctataattcaccatattttttggtgatccgtcgtcatttttgccaaaaattttcgtggacgtccaaaccatgtttgaattttttttcttcacgaATAGGGCATCCGTAATTAGTTCAAACAAAATACATCGCTATACTAAGTTCAGGTTACGATGCTTGAAATTTTGTCTATTATCCACATTTAGTTCACACAAATTACATAACTATAATGCCAGATATTCAACGATTATCTGCGGGACTTTTCCGAGTGTCTTCCACCACAAAATCCTCTTGTTCACATCATTAGCCTAGCACTGCTCTACCAACCTGCATAAAATTGGTCCAAGTTAGCAAAGATAGAATCGAATAACATGATACTTCTCTAGGCTTTCGAGCTAAGCTAAATGTCTCAATTTCAAACAAGTTGGAATCGACAATACCATGTTGGTCCATGCATCTAAATTGATCCTGCGAAATAGCTCCATAACTGTCTTGCCAATATCCCCTAAAACAAAGACATgctcaaaagttttttttctctGTCAAGGCTGTCTTCAATAAGTACACTTTGAGACAAAAATATGACCAAAGTTCAATTTTGTTTCATCCCTTTCCTGTTAATTTACTCTCTAATCTCCACACTTAAAAGAAGATGTTTGTCACTCAACTTGGTTTAATTGAAGAAGCTGGGGGAGAGAATTAAAAAGAATCTCCGACTCCGAGTTCAGAGTAACTTGATAGTCTGGGAACAAAAACATGCTAGTGATTATATCTGTAATATTGACTTTGCATTCGCAACAGCCACAAAAGCTTCATAGCTAAATATGCAAAACAGTTGGAAAGTAAACAAGTGAAGTGAAACATGCATGAttcaagtgaattttttttactaaagcTGAGATAGTTACTAAACCGAAGAACGAGCTAGTAGCACTGTCTGATAACTAGGCAATAAAGAAGAATATATAACTTGATGAACTAAACAAAAACTTTGTATTAGCACTTAATCTTAGCTTGTTTTCACTTTGTCCTGAATATTGGAACCTTTCCAGCATTGATAACATTTGTAGTTACCTTATGTGGTTCCACTGAATCATTTCTTATCTGCAAACTCATTTTAGCAATACCACTTCTCGGAATTCTGCATATCTACCATAGCGCCTATTTGCATTTGGACCCTCTCTTGGAAGTTCTAAGCGATCAGGCAAATTAACCTTACATGCACCTAATTTGTCGTTGATTTCCTTGCTCTCTAGTGTCACCATTTCTTTAACTTTATATGCCTCATCTCCATCTAATTCCTATGATTTTTTGCGGTTTTGATTCTATTAAGGCCTTCCTTTGGGTGGGAGTTCGAGTTCCATCTGTTTTAGCCTCTTCACATTTCTGCACAAATTCATGACATACAGAGGCATTCAAGCTTTCGTTGTGTCCCCACGATAGTCTTGGAATCCTTCCATGAGTTTTTTACCGTTTTCCCTTGATTAAACGCTTAAAAGCATTGTCTGATCCAACGTTTTGGTCCTTCCACCACTCCAAGTATCGTGTGCTAACATCTTACTCGAAGAGCCTAGAAGGTATATAGAGGTTGGCATCTTTAATTGGTCTGTCATAATTCTCCAAGCATGATTCACACAACCGGGCACATCTTGATCGAATCCAAATTGCATACATACTCTATGTTGATTATACAGCTCCACACAGTCCATCCCAACTAGTTCAGAAGCTCGAATAAGTCTAGCAAATATCATGATTTCTCTTTCCATATTTGGTCCAACCATCACACATCCCTCCCTATCATTGTAAAATCTCGTAATGTCCCAATTATTCACAGCTATAGCGTAAGGACGCCACAGGAAACATGCTCCTGCAGAATCCATTTCACTCCTAGGATCAACACTTTCTAGTTTTTTCACCTTATGCCATGTAGCTACTCTTGGCTCCCCACGATAAAGAATTGTTCTAGGCTCAGGATGCAAAGGGATAAATCTCTCCCATGCCCATAGCTGAACAAATTGAAGATAAGCACGGAGGATAAGCTCCGACTCATCCACTATACACTTTAAACCACTACTATAATATGTATGCTTCGATGAAGATGCAATAATGAACTGTTTAAACAAGTTCAAATCCCGATAAATGGTAGCAAGAACAGCAGGGGCAAAATTGGAGTACCTTGAGAAAGATGAAATGCAATAGGGATAACACATTTATCCACATTTTGTAAACTATTTTTAGGAAGCACAAACCTAGACAACCAAAGGGTCAAAAATGAACATGCTccttttttgttgtttaaagTATCTTTTGTTTCTTCTACTACTGCAATTTCTTCTGATGAATCAACCATTGTTgttagcttcttttttttttgtttgtttaaacaaattttatgtAAGGGTTTTTGAAGAATGGACAAAATTTTACACGGGGAAGCCACATgatttttccaaaataaaaagaaagaatttggCTGTGACAGTGTATTTTGTTCTGTCTTTTTATTGGTTATGAAATTTTGTCCATTCTTCAAAAACCCTTACATAAAACTTgtttaaacaaacaaaaaaaagaagctaataACAATGGTGGATTCATCAGATGAATTTGCACTAGTAGAAGAAACAAAAGATActttaaacaacaaaaaaggAGCATGTTCATTTTTGACCCTTTGGTTGTCTAGGTTTGTGCATcctaaaaatagtttttaaaatgtGGATAAAGGTGTTATCCCTATTGCATTTCATCTTTCTCAAGGTACTCCAATAGCACTTGCCCCTGCTGTTCTTGCTACCATTTATCGGGATTTGAACTTGCTTAAACAGTTCATTATTGTATCTTCATCGAAGCATCCAGAACATAGTAGTGGTTTAAAGTGTATAGTGGATGAGTCGGAGCTTATCCTCCGTGCTCCTCTTCAATTTGTTCAGCTATGGGCATGGGAGAGATTTATCCCTTTGCAGCCTAAGCCTAGTGATGTTTAAAAACTAGAAAGTGTTGATCCTAGGAGTGAAATGGATTCTGCAGGAGCATGTTTTCTGTGGCGTCCTTACGCTATTGATACTGTGAATAATTGGAATGCTAAGAGATTTTACAATGATAGGGAGGGATGTGTGATGGTTGGACCAAATATGGAAAGAGAAATCATGATATTTGCTAGACTTATTCGAGCTTCTGAACTAGTTGGGATGGATTGTGTGGAGCGGTATAATCCACATAGACTATGTATGCAATTTGGACTCGATGTGCCCGGTTGTGTGAATCATGCTTGGAGAAATTATCACAGACCAATTAAAGATGCCAACCTCTATATACCTTCCAGGCTCTTCGAGTCAGATGTTAGCACGCGATACTTGGAGTGGTGGAAGGTCCAAAACGTGGATCAGGCGATGCTTTTAAGCGTGTAACCAAGGGAAAACGGTCTAAAACTCATGGAAGTATTCCAAGACTATCGTGGGGACACAACGAAAAGTTGAATGCCTCTGTATGTCATGAATTTGTGCAGAAATGTGATGAGGCTAAAACAGACGGAACTCAAAGGGATAAATCTTCTTCAGCTTTGAATGATGGAACTCGAACTCCCACCCAAAGGAAGGCCTTAATAGAATCAAAACCGATAAAATCAGAGGAATTAGATGGAGATGAGGCATATAAAGTTAAAGAAATGGTGACACTAGAGAGCAAGGATATCAACGACAAATTAGGTGGTTGTAAGGTCAATTTGCCTGATCGTTTAGAACTTCCAAGTGAGGGTCCAAATGCAAATAGGTGCGATGGTAGATATGCAGAATTTTCGAGAAGTGGTATTGCTAAAATGAGTTTGCAGATAAGAAATGATTCAGTGGAACCACATAAGATAACTACAAATGTTATCAATAGGATTGAAGGAAATATGCAGATGGAAAACATTGAAATGATCGATGTTGCGAAACTTGAGAGGAGGATTAAAAACCTTGAAAACATCAATTCTGGAAAGGTTCCAGTGCCCAGGAAAAGGTGAAAGCAAAAC contains these protein-coding regions:
- the LOC107025312 gene encoding serine/threonine-protein phosphatase 7 long form homolog — its product is MEDPTIIERVELLVSPIGGIPQRRVAHFLDPIASSIEGPNLKPHSIHFPFDQSEWPLKVTFHGCNGWRDQQKKWKEWVETMESIHRPVWIAAGIHGALKGSTYRVHTDENLIFGLVERWSCETNSFMLPWGEATVSLEDMMVLGGFSVLGDCVKSPLQSPELVEIEEYLENARRGLIGSKTNNQSRWLNYFMNSDKDYEHEAFLSLWLSRFVFPCKIGAPIFSLAVNLARGMRLALAPAVLASIYRDLGSLRKAMIETGGRNRDISEIHKLNLWSPLFFVQVWAWERMVSLQPECPRNYNIVSGVRIGRWHNVKQTGEINLRTTIDASGEIFLWRPYALAVEGWSILPKFYKENEEWTIVGGQNLDPEMESFVRCLRVSELVGLDCQEPYRPNRVAMQFGYDQDFPKWIPRSPSSPELAWYNYSRPIASDLRLYYPSRLFEPDVTTRYLKWWRNETENYPDVPPEPIAEETVHTSIDGNGSSSAGSMERSKASVATATMRNHEKESDTYDMIDIMKLERRIKNLENINSGKVPIFRTK